The Polluticoccus soli sequence ACGCTTTTACCGAAAGGTGTTAAACCTCAGGTATATAAGCTGTAGACGTGACTTTCATAGCTACATTAACAAGGAAAAACACAACTTGTTATATCAGGCCAAAGAAAATAGGACTGAAGAGCAGGCGGCCGATGATAATCGATTAATAGGAGAAATTTCAACTAACTTGAAGGGGATAGATGAAAGAATTCCGCAATTAAGCTTTGTCGCCAATGCAACCCAGACAATCAATGCAGAGCTAAACAAATTGTCTCTACACCACCAACGCCAAAATATTGTTTTCAACGCTGGTACGTCCAACATTGATAATTTTATAGACGATGTATCTATTTCTTCTAAACGTGGTGATAAAAATCTATTGATTGGCGGCGACGGGAGATTAAACCAGGTATATTTATCATTGTGGGCGGCACGCAACGAAATATCCGAAGAAAATGTTCAAGAAGTGTCAATCATTTGCATTGAGGAACCGGAAGCTCACCTTCACCCACACCAGCAGAGAAAATTATCAGAATATCTTTCAACCTCTATCCATTCACAAGTAATAATTACATCACATTCTCCGCAAATTGCCAGTGAGTATTCGCCAAATTCAATTGTCCGACTTGTTGATCGTGGCGCCGGTGCATATGCAGCATCAAAGGGTTGCTCAGACATTATAGATGAAGCCTTTAGTGACTTCGGCTATCGTATGAGTATTATTCCCGCCGAAGCATTTTTCGCAGATGTCGTGTTATTAGTAGAGGGTCCGTCGGAAGAACTATTGTACCGTACTTTAGCGAAACAGATTGGAATTGACATTGATCGGTTGAATATGAGTATTTTAATGGTTGATGGAGTCGGCTTCAAAACCTTCATCAAAATATTGGCGGCATTAGAAATTGAGTGGGTTGTAAGAACTGACAATGACACTTTTAAGATTCCAAAGAAAGCAGAATATCGACGTGCTGGGGTTCAGCGCCTGATAAGTTTTTACAGACAAAATGGAAAGCCTGATGCAGCTTTCGAGGCCGTCTTGGCAGCGAACGAGGTTGCTTTACACGGCTTTGGATTGCCGGAGCCGCCTGCTACTACAAATAGTGCAAATGCTGTAATACCTGAATTGGAAAGGTTGAATCTTTTTCTATCAGTTGCAGACTTAGAAAATGATCTATATGCCAGCGAAATTAAGGCTGAACTGGACGAGTATTACGGAACAGGTAACGATGATGACGATGAAGAAATTTCAGATGATGACAATGTCGTCAGTAGAATGCAAAAAAAGAAAGCCATTTTCATGTATGAGTTTCTGAAGCAACACAAAACAAGTTTAAGTAAACTCAAAGACAATGCTATTGCAAATCCGCTGCATAGGTGTGTCGAAATTGTAAGCAGGTATCATGGAGCCGACTGAGCAACAGACAGAAATAATCAATCATGATGGAAATTCAGTTATCATTGCTGCGCCCGGTAGCGGTAAAACTTTCGTAATCTCGGAAAAGATCAAGCTAATATTCGAGAGTTTAGAGGGCTATCAGGGTGTGGTTGCGATTTCTTATACAAACAAGGCATCTAACGAATTACAGTCGAGATGCTTGGTAAAAGGAATAGATCCGAAAAGCTCATTTTTTGGTACGATAGATCGCTTTTTCATCGGTGAAATTATTATTCCGTTTGGGAAGCAAATTTTCGGTATTCCTAGTCGTCAAATTGAAATTATCAAAACAGATAGGTTGCCACAGGCGGAACAAGATAACCTCGATTGGCTCCACCGCAATCTGAAGTATATAGATATTGGCCAGAATGAGATTGAGGAACTAGCTAAGTATTTCAGGAACGGTCTGATATTAATGGAAGCAATTGGATTATTGTCCAACTTCGTGTTTCATAACTCTTTGGCATGTAGAAAATATCTAAGCTCACGTTATAAGTATATTTTTATAGATGAGTATCAGGATTCAGGGTCAAACCAACATGAAATATTTCTAGCAATAAATGCGCTTGGCATTGTCGGTATAGCAGTAGGAGATCTAAACCAGTCTATTTATGCGTTTTCAGGTAAAAGCTCGATCCACCTGGATAATTTGGCTGGGAATGAGGCATTCACCGTGTTCAAACTGGACAAAAATCATAGATGTCATACATCCATAATTAATTATTCCAATTACTTGCTTGATCCAGGAACAAAAATGCTGCCGACAGATTCAGAGCAAGTGTATTTTAAAAGAATAGACGGATCGGAGGTGGAAATTTCGCGATTTATTGACAGTAAGATAGCGGGTATCAAAAAGCACTTTGGCATAATAAATAATTCGGAGGTCGCAATCCTTGTAAGGGGAAATCGAACTCTGGAAATCATAGATGCTAGTCTACAGACACCGCACAAAATTTTTATTACCACAGATTTAGATACAAGCCTTAACGTGTGGTCTTCAATTTTTTCAAAGTTATTGCACTTTTCTTATGATGTGAATTATCGGTTTATGCAAGTCATAGAGGAGTTCAAGCTAATAGAAAAATTAAGACGTGCTGAGCTTGTATCATTGTTGAAATTGAAGAATGAAATTCGACAATTGTTTCAATGCAATCCTATCGACAAAAATGCAGTGATCGAGCGATTTGTAAGTGTTGCAAAAATTATTGCCCCGGTTTCCGAAAATGAAACATCTGTTGAGTTGTTGGATCAAGTATTATCGACTCCCAACCTATTAGCTACGTATAATCCAGCACTGAATAATGAACTGAGCATAATGACAATTCACAAGTCAAAGGGTCTTGAGTTCGAATTTGTTTTCCATTTAGATTTGTATGAATGGGTATTGCCGCAAAAAGGTCCTGGCCCAGATAACGATTGGGATCACCCT is a genomic window containing:
- a CDS encoding ATP-dependent nuclease, which encodes MKLATVELTGFRNFKSSVINFQEKSLVIGANDVGKTNLIWAIRLLLDKGLTEYDIEPRDSDFYAYEETNNFTIKLRFTEVTEDCVVSKLKGQISDQDELLLVFEGVRDPVTKAKKYRLLAGPSDAGLEEIQERFYRKVLNLRYISCRRDFHSYINKEKHNLLYQAKENRTEEQAADDNRLIGEISTNLKGIDERIPQLSFVANATQTINAELNKLSLHHQRQNIVFNAGTSNIDNFIDDVSISSKRGDKNLLIGGDGRLNQVYLSLWAARNEISEENVQEVSIICIEEPEAHLHPHQQRKLSEYLSTSIHSQVIITSHSPQIASEYSPNSIVRLVDRGAGAYAASKGCSDIIDEAFSDFGYRMSIIPAEAFFADVVLLVEGPSEELLYRTLAKQIGIDIDRLNMSILMVDGVGFKTFIKILAALEIEWVVRTDNDTFKIPKKAEYRRAGVQRLISFYRQNGKPDAAFEAVLAANEVALHGFGLPEPPATTNSANAVIPELERLNLFLSVADLENDLYASEIKAELDEYYGTGNDDDDEEISDDDNVVSRMQKKKAIFMYEFLKQHKTSLSKLKDNAIANPLHRCVEIVSRYHGAD
- a CDS encoding UvrD-helicase domain-containing protein yields the protein MEPTEQQTEIINHDGNSVIIAAPGSGKTFVISEKIKLIFESLEGYQGVVAISYTNKASNELQSRCLVKGIDPKSSFFGTIDRFFIGEIIIPFGKQIFGIPSRQIEIIKTDRLPQAEQDNLDWLHRNLKYIDIGQNEIEELAKYFRNGLILMEAIGLLSNFVFHNSLACRKYLSSRYKYIFIDEYQDSGSNQHEIFLAINALGIVGIAVGDLNQSIYAFSGKSSIHLDNLAGNEAFTVFKLDKNHRCHTSIINYSNYLLDPGTKMLPTDSEQVYFKRIDGSEVEISRFIDSKIAGIKKHFGIINNSEVAILVRGNRTLEIIDASLQTPHKIFITTDLDTSLNVWSSIFSKLLHFSYDVNYRFMQVIEEFKLIEKLRRAELVSLLKLKNEIRQLFQCNPIDKNAVIERFVSVAKIIAPVSENETSVELLDQVLSTPNLLATYNPALNNELSIMTIHKSKGLEFEFVFHLDLYEWVLPQKGPGPDNDWDHPVYDDWAQDINLHYVAISRAKKACMLVSSTQRTRRDGKVVSANDSEFLAFNNIQNLWYKQPKGKP